The following proteins are encoded in a genomic region of Streptomyces lunaelactis:
- the ctaC gene encoding aa3-type cytochrome oxidase subunit II, with protein MSPNGSDRSSRRPMRRKLLQVLTVGVVLATASGCTYEDFPRLGMPTPVTEEAPRILSLWQGSWAAALATGVLVWGLIIWSVIFHRRSRTKVEVPPQTRYNMPIEALYTVVPLIIVSVLFYFTARDESKLLSLSEKPAHTVNVVGYQWSWGFNYIENLDGDATTGAEVPKELDAVPDKFQKQFPEGAEGVYDAGIPGTRNPQTGNPGPTLWLPKGEKVRFILTSRDVIHSFWVVPFLMKQDVIPGHTNSFEVTPNREGTFMGKCAELCGVDHSRMLFNVKVVSPERYQQHLKELAEKGQTGFIPSGIEQTDPARNAEKNKL; from the coding sequence GTGAGTCCCAACGGCTCCGACCGCTCGTCGCGGCGCCCGATGCGGCGGAAGCTGCTCCAGGTGCTGACCGTGGGCGTGGTCCTGGCGACCGCCTCTGGTTGCACATACGAGGACTTCCCCCGCCTTGGAATGCCCACCCCGGTAACGGAAGAGGCCCCTCGGATCCTCTCCCTCTGGCAGGGCTCGTGGGCGGCAGCGCTCGCCACGGGCGTGCTGGTGTGGGGTCTGATCATCTGGAGTGTCATCTTCCACCGGCGCAGCCGCACGAAGGTGGAGGTACCTCCGCAGACCCGGTACAACATGCCCATCGAGGCCCTGTACACCGTGGTTCCGCTCATCATTGTTTCGGTGCTCTTCTACTTCACGGCGCGTGATGAGTCGAAGCTCCTCTCCCTCTCCGAAAAGCCTGCCCACACGGTCAACGTGGTCGGCTACCAGTGGAGCTGGGGCTTCAACTACATCGAGAACCTGGACGGCGACGCCACGACCGGCGCCGAGGTCCCCAAGGAGCTCGACGCCGTCCCGGACAAGTTCCAGAAGCAGTTCCCCGAGGGTGCCGAAGGCGTCTACGACGCCGGTATCCCCGGAACCCGGAATCCGCAGACCGGAAACCCGGGTCCGACTCTCTGGCTGCCCAAGGGTGAGAAGGTCCGGTTCATCCTGACCTCTCGTGACGTCATCCACTCCTTCTGGGTGGTCCCCTTCCTGATGAAGCAGGACGTCATCCCGGGTCACACCAACTCCTTCGAGGTGACTCCGAACCGGGAGGGCACCTTCATGGGCAAGTGCGCCGAGCTCTGCGGCGTCGACCACTCCCGGATGCTCTTCAACGTCAAGGTGGTCTCCCCGGAGCGCTACCAGCAGCACCTGAAGGAGCTGGCGGAGAAGGGGCAGACCGGCTTCATCCCGTCGGGCATTGAGCAGACGGACCCGGCCAGGAATGCGGAGAAGAACAAACTGTGA
- the ctaD gene encoding aa3-type cytochrome oxidase subunit I, which yields MSILNEPQGAAAAADDSYENELPVRRKQPGNVVVKWLTTTDHKTIGTMYLITSFVFFCVGGVMALFMRAELARPGTQIMSNEQFNQAFTMHGTIMLLMFATPLFAGFANWIMPLQIGAPDVAFPRLNMFAYWLYLFGSIIAVAGFLTPQGAADFGWFAYSPLSDAVRSPGIGADMWIMGLAFSGFGTILGSVNFITTIICMRAPGMTMFRMPIFVWNVLLTGVLVLLAFPVLAAALFALEADRKFGAHIFDSANGGALLWQHLFWFFGHPEVYIIALPFFGIISEIIPVFSRKPMFGYIGLVAATISIAGLSVTVWAHHMYVTGGVLLPFFSFMTFLIAVPTGVKFFNWIGTMWKGSLSFETPMLWTIGFLVTFVFGGLTGVILASPPMDFHVSDSYFVVAHFHYVVFGTVVFAMFAGFHFWWPKFTGKMLDERLGKITFWTLFIGFHGTFLVQHWLGAEGMPRRYADYLAADGFTTLNTISTISSFLLGLSILPFMYNVWKTAKYGKKVEVDDPWGYGRSLEWATSCPPPRHNFLTLPRIRSESPAFDLHHPEIAALDQLENHGGAAQALAGGKEDGK from the coding sequence GTGAGCATCCTCAACGAACCTCAGGGTGCCGCCGCAGCAGCTGACGACTCGTACGAGAACGAGCTGCCGGTACGGCGCAAGCAGCCGGGCAATGTGGTCGTGAAGTGGCTGACCACCACTGACCACAAGACCATCGGCACGATGTACCTGATCACGTCGTTCGTGTTCTTCTGCGTCGGCGGTGTGATGGCGCTCTTCATGCGCGCCGAGCTCGCCCGTCCCGGCACGCAGATCATGTCGAACGAGCAGTTCAACCAGGCGTTCACGATGCACGGCACGATCATGCTGCTGATGTTCGCGACGCCGCTGTTCGCAGGGTTCGCGAACTGGATCATGCCGCTGCAGATCGGCGCGCCCGACGTGGCGTTCCCGCGGCTGAACATGTTCGCGTACTGGCTCTACCTCTTCGGCTCGATCATCGCGGTGGCCGGCTTCCTCACCCCGCAGGGTGCGGCCGACTTCGGCTGGTTCGCCTACTCCCCGCTGTCGGACGCGGTCCGCTCGCCGGGTATCGGCGCCGACATGTGGATCATGGGTCTGGCCTTCTCCGGCTTCGGCACGATCCTCGGCTCGGTCAACTTCATCACCACGATCATCTGCATGCGCGCTCCCGGCATGACGATGTTCCGGATGCCGATCTTCGTGTGGAACGTGCTGCTGACCGGTGTGCTGGTCCTGCTCGCCTTCCCGGTGCTGGCCGCCGCGCTCTTCGCGCTGGAGGCGGACCGCAAGTTCGGTGCGCATATCTTCGACTCGGCCAACGGCGGGGCTCTGCTCTGGCAACACCTCTTCTGGTTCTTCGGCCATCCAGAGGTGTACATCATCGCCTTGCCGTTCTTCGGAATCATTTCCGAGATCATCCCGGTCTTCAGCCGGAAGCCGATGTTCGGCTACATCGGTCTGGTGGCCGCGACGATCTCGATCGCGGGTCTGTCCGTGACGGTGTGGGCGCACCACATGTACGTCACAGGCGGCGTCCTACTGCCGTTCTTCTCCTTCATGACGTTCCTCATCGCGGTGCCAACCGGTGTGAAGTTCTTCAACTGGATCGGCACCATGTGGAAGGGCTCACTGTCCTTCGAGACCCCGATGCTCTGGACGATCGGCTTCCTGGTCACCTTCGTCTTCGGTGGTCTGACCGGCGTCATCCTGGCCTCGCCCCCGATGGACTTCCACGTCTCCGACTCGTACTTCGTCGTCGCGCACTTCCACTACGTCGTCTTCGGCACCGTGGTGTTCGCGATGTTCGCCGGCTTCCACTTCTGGTGGCCGAAGTTCACGGGCAAGATGCTGGACGAGCGCCTCGGCAAGATCACCTTCTGGACGCTGTTCATCGGCTTCCACGGCACGTTCCTGGTGCAGCACTGGCTGGGTGCCGAGGGCATGCCGCGTCGTTACGCGGACTACCTCGCCGCCGACGGCTTCACCACTCTGAACACGATCTCGACGATCAGCTCGTTCCTGCTGGGCCTGTCGATCCTGCCGTTCATGTACAACGTCTGGAAGACGGCGAAGTACGGCAAGAAGGTCGAGGTGGACGACCCGTGGGGCTACGGCCGTTCGCTCGAATGGGCGACGTCGTGCCCGCCGCCCCGGCACAACTTCCTCACCCTGCCGCGGATCCGTTCCGAATCCCCGGCGTTCGATCTGCACCACCCTGAGATCGCGGCTCTCGACCAGCTCGAGAACCATGGCGGAGCCGCCCAGGCTCTCGCCGGTGGCAAGGAGGACGGCAAGTGA
- the qcrC gene encoding cytochrome bc1 complex diheme cytochrome c subunit — MKKLSARRRHPLAAVVVLLLALAATGGLYAAFAPADKAQAEETAQSLAIEEGKKLYTVGCASCHGTGGQGTSDGPSLVGVGSAAVDFQVGTGRMPAQQPGAQVPKKKVIYSQSEIDQLAAYVASLGAGPIVPTEKQYSPEGADIAKGGDLFRTNCAGCHNFTGEGGALTNGKYAPSLEGVDPKHIYEAMQTGPQNMPSFPDTTMPEKQKQDIIAYIQTVNGEEAESPGGLNLGGLGPVSEGLFGWIFGLGALIAVAIWVAAHTAKAKKS, encoded by the coding sequence GTGAAAAAGCTCTCCGCACGACGACGCCATCCGCTGGCGGCGGTCGTCGTCCTACTCCTCGCGCTGGCGGCCACCGGGGGGCTGTACGCCGCGTTCGCACCCGCGGACAAGGCGCAGGCCGAAGAGACCGCCCAGTCCCTCGCCATCGAGGAGGGCAAGAAGCTCTACACCGTCGGCTGCGCAAGCTGCCACGGAACCGGCGGTCAGGGAACCTCTGACGGTCCGTCCCTGGTCGGCGTGGGCTCCGCCGCTGTCGACTTCCAGGTCGGCACCGGCCGGATGCCGGCCCAGCAGCCCGGCGCGCAGGTGCCGAAGAAGAAGGTCATCTACTCGCAGAGTGAGATCGACCAGCTCGCGGCGTACGTCGCCTCCCTCGGCGCCGGCCCGATCGTGCCGACCGAGAAGCAGTACAGCCCCGAGGGTGCGGACATCGCCAAGGGTGGCGACCTGTTCCGTACCAACTGCGCCGGGTGTCACAACTTCACCGGTGAGGGCGGTGCGCTGACCAACGGCAAGTACGCCCCGAGCCTTGAGGGCGTGGACCCCAAGCACATCTACGAGGCCATGCAGACCGGCCCGCAGAACATGCCGTCCTTCCCCGACACCACGATGCCGGAGAAGCAGAAGCAGGACATCATCGCGTACATCCAGACCGTGAACGGCGAGGAAGCCGAGAGCCCCGGTGGACTCAACCTGGGCGGCCTCGGCCCCGTCAGTGAGGGTCTGTTCGGCTGGATCTTCGGTCTGGGTGCGCTGATCGCAGTCGCCATCTGGGTCGCGGCCCACACCGCTAAGGCCAAGAAGTCATGA
- the ctaE gene encoding aa3-type cytochrome oxidase subunit III, with product MSVVATATTVETGHAHPSVNRPNLTSVGTIIWLSSELMFFAALFAMYFTLRSVTGAEFWKSQADHLNFPFSATNTTILVLSSLTCQLGVFAAERGDVKKLRSWFTLTFVMGAIFIGGQVFEYTELVKADGLSLSSNAYGSAFYLTTGFHGLHVTGGLVAFLLVLGRTYAARRFTHEQATAAIVVSYYWHFVDVVWIGLFATIYMIK from the coding sequence ATGTCGGTCGTGGCGACAGCAACGACAGTAGAAACCGGGCACGCGCACCCGTCGGTCAATCGGCCGAACCTCACCAGCGTCGGAACCATCATCTGGTTGAGTTCCGAGCTGATGTTCTTCGCGGCCCTCTTCGCGATGTACTTCACCCTGCGATCGGTGACGGGTGCCGAGTTCTGGAAGTCTCAGGCGGATCATCTGAACTTCCCGTTCTCGGCGACGAACACCACGATCCTGGTGCTCTCCTCCCTCACCTGCCAGCTCGGCGTCTTCGCCGCGGAGCGGGGCGACGTGAAGAAGCTCCGCTCGTGGTTCACGCTCACGTTCGTGATGGGTGCGATCTTCATCGGAGGTCAGGTCTTCGAGTACACCGAGCTGGTCAAGGCGGACGGTCTCTCGCTGTCCTCCAACGCATACGGCTCGGCGTTCTACCTGACCACCGGCTTCCACGGCCTGCACGTGACGGGAGGTCTCGTTGCCTTCCTGCTGGTTCTCGGCAGGACGTACGCGGCCAGGAGATTCACTCACGAGCAGGCAACCGCCGCCATCGTCGTGTCCTACTACTGGCACTTCGTCGATGTCGTCTGGATCGGCCTCTTCGCCACGATCTACATGATCAAGTAA
- a CDS encoding L,D-transpeptidase, whose product MNHTPRIRNVLGCTLLVASLGAVATACGASDTHPLSATPYDAADQVGLNAPSGSAKADPDKPLEVTAEDGGGRITDVTVTDESGHFLAGELSADGTRWRSTSPLSAGVKYSVRISTEDEDGYPGNRTVTFETAPSKELLTVKFGPQKGTYGVGQPVTAELSAPVKDKAARAVVERALKVESAPAVEGTWYWVDDTKLHYRPKEYWPAGATVNAISNLQGVKVASKLYGGPSKPLKLTIGDRIEAITDAGAHSMTVMRNGEVINTIPVTTGKPGFSTRNGIKVVLGKEYFVRMRGTSIGIAEGSADSYDLPVYYATRVTWSGEYVHAAPWSVGSQGYANVSHGCTGMSTGNAAWFYGTVRQGDIVKVVNSIGEEMDPFGNGFGDWNLAWDKWRKGSALVADTRDGSSPADAARLRPQV is encoded by the coding sequence ATGAACCACACGCCACGCATCCGCAACGTTCTCGGCTGCACCCTGCTGGTCGCGTCCCTCGGGGCGGTCGCGACGGCGTGCGGTGCTTCCGACACCCATCCGCTCTCCGCGACGCCGTACGACGCCGCGGACCAGGTCGGCCTCAACGCGCCGTCGGGCAGCGCCAAGGCGGACCCGGACAAGCCTCTCGAGGTCACCGCCGAGGACGGCGGCGGCCGGATCACCGATGTGACCGTCACCGACGAATCGGGCCACTTCCTCGCCGGTGAGCTCTCCGCCGACGGCACCCGCTGGCGCTCGACTTCACCCCTGTCGGCCGGTGTGAAGTACAGCGTCAGGATCTCCACGGAGGACGAGGACGGCTACCCGGGCAACCGCACGGTGACCTTCGAGACCGCTCCATCCAAGGAGCTCCTCACGGTCAAGTTCGGCCCGCAGAAGGGCACGTACGGCGTCGGGCAGCCCGTCACCGCGGAGCTCAGCGCCCCGGTCAAGGACAAGGCGGCCAGGGCCGTTGTGGAACGCGCCCTCAAGGTCGAGTCAGCGCCCGCCGTCGAGGGCACCTGGTACTGGGTGGACGACACGAAGCTGCACTACCGCCCGAAGGAGTACTGGCCCGCGGGCGCGACCGTCAACGCGATCAGCAACCTCCAGGGCGTCAAGGTCGCCAGCAAGCTCTACGGCGGCCCCTCGAAGCCGCTGAAGCTCACCATCGGGGACCGTATCGAGGCCATCACCGACGCCGGCGCGCACTCCATGACGGTCATGCGCAACGGAGAAGTGATCAATACCATTCCGGTGACCACGGGCAAGCCCGGCTTCTCCACCCGGAACGGAATCAAGGTCGTGCTCGGCAAGGAGTACTTCGTACGGATGCGCGGCACCAGCATCGGCATCGCCGAGGGCAGCGCGGACTCCTACGACCTGCCGGTCTACTACGCGACGCGTGTCACCTGGAGCGGTGAGTACGTCCACGCCGCGCCGTGGTCCGTCGGCTCACAGGGTTACGCCAACGTCAGCCACGGCTGCACGGGGATGTCCACCGGCAACGCCGCCTGGTTCTACGGGACCGTGCGCCAGGGCGACATCGTCAAGGTCGTCAACAGCATCGGCGAGGAGATGGACCCGTTCGGCAACGGCTTCGGCGACTGGAACCTGGCCTGGGACAAGTGGCGCAAGGGCAGTGCCCTGGTCGCCGACACCAGGGACGGCAGCAGCCCCGCCGACGCGGCACGGCTGCGTCCCCAGGTCTGA
- a CDS encoding cytochrome c oxidase subunit 4: MKIQGRMFIWLSVFILAVAILYGVWSKEPAGTTALFLAFGLSIMIGYYLAFTARRVDAMAQDDKEADVADEAGEVGFFAPHSWQPLSLATGGALAFLAIAIGWWLLYFSAPLILVGLFGWVFEYYRGENQNQ, encoded by the coding sequence GTGAAGATCCAAGGCAGGATGTTCATCTGGCTGAGCGTCTTCATCCTCGCCGTCGCCATCCTCTATGGCGTCTGGTCGAAGGAGCCGGCCGGTACGACGGCGCTGTTCCTGGCCTTCGGCCTGAGCATCATGATCGGCTACTACCTGGCCTTCACGGCCCGGCGAGTGGACGCCATGGCCCAGGACGACAAGGAGGCCGACGTCGCGGACGAGGCCGGCGAGGTGGGGTTCTTCGCCCCGCACAGCTGGCAGCCGCTCTCGCTGGCCACCGGTGGTGCGCTCGCCTTCCTCGCGATCGCGATCGGCTGGTGGCTGCTGTACTTCTCGGCGCCGCTGATCCTGGTCGGCCTCTTCGGCTGGGTGTTCGAGTACTACCGCGGTGAGAACCAGAACCAGTAA